From one Geoalkalibacter halelectricus genomic stretch:
- a CDS encoding Trm112 family protein, translating to MPIRPELLEILACPQCKEAIHPHPEDDTLRCDRCRLAYPIRDDIPVMLVDEAQGY from the coding sequence ATGCCGATACGCCCCGAACTTCTCGAAATCCTCGCCTGCCCCCAATGCAAGGAAGCCATCCATCCGCACCCCGAGGATGATACCTTGCGCTGCGACCGATGCCGGCTGGCCTATCCCATCCGTGACGACATTCCGGTGATGCTTGTCGATGAGGCGCAGGGTTATTGA